The proteins below are encoded in one region of Salmo salar chromosome ssa02, Ssal_v3.1, whole genome shotgun sequence:
- the rabp gene encoding Cellular retinoic acid-binding protein has translation MERKIPDFAGTWKMKSSENFEELLKALGVNVMLRKIAVAAASKPSVEITQEGETLSIRTFTSVRTTHVTFTVGESFNEATVDGRPCTSLPKWETDSKICCEQTLQKGEGPKTAWTREITNDGELILTMSADDVVCTRVYVRE, from the exons ATGGAGCGCAAAATCCCTGACTTCGCTGGTACCTGGAAGATGAAGAGCTCAGAGAACTTCGAGGAGCTTCTCAAAGCGCTGG GTGTGAACGTGATGCTGCGTAAGATAGCGGTGGCAGCAGCCTCCAAGCCGTCGGTGGAGATCACCCAGGAGGGAGAGACTCTGTCCATACGAACCTTCACCTCCGTCAGAACCACCCACGTCACCTTCACCGTGGGAGAGTCCTTCAACGAGGCCACGGTCGACGGACGCCCCTGCACg agtctTCCAAAGTGGGAGACAGACAGTAAGATCTGCTGTGAGCAGACTCTGCAGAAAGGGGAGGGACCTAAGACCGCTTGGACCCGAGAGATAACCAATGACGGCGAGCTCATTCTG ACCATGAGTGCGGACGATGTGGTGTGCACCAGAGTCTACGTACGAGAGTGA